The DNA region NNNNNNNNNNNNNNNNNNNNNNNNNNNNNNNNNNNNNNNNNNNNNNNNNNNNNNNNNNNNNNNNNNNNNNNNNNNNNNNNNNNNNNNNNNNNNNNNNNNNNNNNNNNNNNNNNNNNNNNNNNNNNNNNNNNNNNNNNNNNNNNNNNNNNNNNNNNNNNNNNNNNNNNNNNNNNNNNNNNNNNNNNNNNNNNNNNNNNNNNNNNNNNNNNNNNNNNNNNNNNNNNNNNNNNNNNNNNNNNNNNNNNNNNNNNNNNNNNNNNNTTCCAAGAATCATCAAGGGAAGATCTGATAAAAGATGCTATTATGGCCATAAGGGAAACTCTGCAAGGGGAAACACTGAAGAGCTCGCTCTGCACTGTTTCTGTTCTAGGACTCGAGGAGCCGTTTCATTTCTTGGACCAGGAAAGCATACAAAAGGTGATCGATACGTTCGAGAAGGTTcctgaggaagaggaggatgcTGGTGAGGGTGAGGCCGAACCCGAGGCTGCTCCTGTTGCTGCTGGAACTGGGGAACAAGGTGGTTCAGGTGATCAAGATGTTGCACCAATGGAGATGTGAGCAAGTGAGAATATGTTAAAGTTGgatttacaaaatcaacttgCGGGGTTACAATTTCTCTTGTTTAGTTCTTTGGTGTCAAAAAGTTGCAAGTCACTCGATGTCCTAAGTATTTTGGTTTTTACTCTTTATAACTAGCTGTGTGACATAATGGATTTAACTCGAATAACAATGAGACGTTTAGGGTTGAAGATTAGACATGGTGGGGATAAAAGAATTGTTGAGTTCCACTTCTCCCTGTTTTTACCCTTTAAGTTCGAATAATTTACCTTAGATAATTGAGAATATTAAATAGAGCCCCTGAAGTCTTATATGATTCTcttataattgtttaattgttaTAGAAAGGGGAAGAacagtgagagaaagagagcaaaAAAGTAGTGAATGcaactttgtttctctttctgcAATTGTTCCTCGAAGAAATGACTTCATAATGTAACCGTACATTATTGAGCAAGGGTGATAAATCCCTTTGCTTGCTCGgaagaaaagtgaaaaccaAACTAATCTCTCTCGACCATCCAGAGAATCAATTCTGTCTTGAAATGATtgaacacacaaaaacaacctGAGACTGGAATTAGTAGTACTGAGTTGTCGGGACCTGGGCTGGGGGTTTACCACCAGGTAACACATTGTCGGGAAGAATCAACTCGGGAGGAATTTCACGGGTAATCCCAAGCATTGAATCGTAATCCTCGTCCTTGCGTGCATACTTCCTCCTAAGCGCTTTCTCAACCTCGATCTGATCAAATGATTTTGAATTCTCTGAGGCATGAATCTGTGCGAGATTGATGTAGTTTTTTGCTGACTGTGAGATATATTCTATCTCTTCATCTGTTAACTTCCTCATGAACTTTGCTGGATTTCCTCCCCACACCTGCCACATAAACCCCATTAGATATGTCCttgtaaatatgttttcaaGGAGATGGTTGAAGAAAGTATTTCAAAAGAATAGCAAAACAAGAAATCAGTTTAGATCCTCATCAAACAAATGGAAACACAAGCACTCTCTATTACTCCAGTCACCCTGCATTGCGGTACGTAAGTAACAATGTATCAACCAAATTCTAAAGCAAAGACACAGTGGGTCTACTTGAGAAGTTCAGCTGGGCAAGCCTTTGTTATAAAAGGTCTACGATAACTAGCCTATGATTGAATGCAATTCTTGCTGGTGTTACTTTTGGGAGAGCTTCTATGTTCTAGATAACAAACCTAGGTGTCTATCTTTGTTTCTTATTACTATTGATTCTCTGGTTCTACTTCAATTCAGAGAGAAATAAAGCAGTTTCCGGTTCCAGACCTATCACAAACCCAGTAAGGAAGTAGTAAACTACAGAAAAAGATAAACAGAAAGATACCTCTCCAGAAGGGATTCGCGTGTTCTGTTTCACAAGGGAACCAGCAGCAACCATGGCATGTTTCTCAACCACCACACCATCGAGTAGTGTAGCTCCCATGCCCACAAATGCATCATCTTCAACAGTACACCCATGTATGACAGCACTATGACCTGCTCGGTTTCATTTAATAAGTTAATAGACAGAACATTTAAGTAACAATGATACAACTATGTCCTGCTCAATTACATAAAACAGATATTCTAAAACTGATAAGTCACTTTTTAGGTTTACCTACTGTTACATTGTCCCCAATTAGAGTAGGTAGAACCTTGCCACTTATGTTGGTTTTTGCAACATGGACAAGAGTATTGTCTTGGATGTTTGTCCCTGATCCAACGCTAATGTTATTCACATCACCTGCATAAGTTTAAAACCCAAGATCAATATACAGAAAGGTCTTCCATCAACAATACACTAAATCTAGAACCAAGGATCAGACCAGTAACCAATAACAGCAATTAGAAGGACTCTTGAACTTCATTTCCTAAAACTAGTCCAACGAAAAAGGCCAACCCA from Camelina sativa cultivar DH55 chromosome 3, Cs, whole genome shotgun sequence includes:
- the LOC104777659 gene encoding gamma carbonic anhydrase 2, mitochondrial translates to MGTLGRAIYTVGNWIRGTGQALDRVGSLLQGSHRIEEHLSRHRTLMNVFGKSPLVDKDVFVAPSASVIGDVQIGKSSSIWYGCVLRGDVNNISVGSGTNIQDNTLVHVAKTNISGKVLPTLIGDNVTVGHSAVIHGCTVEDDAFVGMGATLLDGVVVEKHAMVAAGSLVKQNTRIPSGEVWGGNPAKFMRKLTDEEIEYISQSAKNYINLAQIHASENSKSFDQIEVEKALRRKYARKDEDYDSMLGITREIPPELILPDNVLPGGKPPAQVPTTQYY